CTTGAGATTCAATGCTTAGTTAAGAATGCCTCTTGTTCAAATTCCtgattactagtagtattttccTGCTATGCACTGGATTGCCTATTTCAGAAGTGAATTTTGTGCAGTATTATGTCGTATGATTATAAGTTTCATCTCTTGATTATACATTATGAAAGGAAACTAAATTTTTTTGTAATCGAATGTAGGACTACTTACGGTGGATTTTGATGATGACTCAGATGCATCACTTGAGTTATCCGTCAGTGGGTAAGTTCTGAGAGGCCAATTTCCCAGTGATGATCTCTCTCTATCATAGTAGTTCATAAGCATTTAAGTATAAACCTGAATGTGATTTCCTTATCAGGTGGACGATCAACACTAAGTATTACACAGCAGATGTTGCAGTATGGATAGCTAATCTTTCTGATGAGCTATCTATTGCAAGCTTTCCTGATGTGAATCGGATAGTTGCATTGGTTATGGTGTTTGACACCAGTGACGTAAGCCTATTCCTTTTACTCAGTTTTGTTATGCATAACcatttgtttgtttgtgtggCTTTAGAATGGACTGTCTATTTTTCTTAACTATCTGTTCCGTCTTTATAAATCTGATCATGCCACATGATGGCCGATATCTTCATTTTGTGATATGCAGCTCACGACACTAGTTGCTCTAAAAGAATGGGTTTCACGCACTGACATCCAGAAGTTTGAAATATTGCTGTGCATTGGTAACAAGGTGGATCTTCTTCCTGGACATCCATCACATGTAGAGTACAAGAGACGCTTGATGAAGCTTGGTGAATCCTCTGTCAATTCTCATCTGGACTTCTCTGATTATGGTATATCTGAGACTGAAGGAAGTAGTTTATTGGGAAATGAAGAACCATCCTTAGGATTTAAGAGATCTTGCATAGAGTGGTGTCTGGAACACAATATTGAATATGTTGAAGCTTGTGCATCGAATGCTGATTTTGACCAATGTAAGAACCTCTGCAAAGCATGTTCCTTATCTTGAGTGATGAGTATATGCTCATCTATCTTGAGTGCATTCTTATCATGCTTGCTTGGTTTTTGGTCAACTTGATTTGATCTTCGTTTTTTATCTCTTGGTCTTCTAGACAATAGCATAACGTTGTGTTTGTTTTTGCTATCAGTGGTATTCTTTTAAGTTGCTTCTTTTATGAAGTGCAGTGTGCCTGAACTAAAAACTTGTCCATCACTACCATCTCATTTAAGTTTGCATGTAGTTGCTAATGCTTTACCGTAAATTTTCATTGTATTACAGGTCTCTCTATTGATGGTGATTCACAGGGTGTTGATAGACTTTATGGTGCTCTCTCTGCTCATATGTGGCCTGGAATGTTGTTGAAATCTGGTGACAGGATAAACGAGCCTTCATTGCCTGAGCAAGAAGGTATAGATGCCTGTTTGTTAGGTTTAAGTCTTCATAATTTATATACGTGAATGTGACTAGGGACTATACTAAATGCCTTTGATCTTTCTGCAGATTTgtccgaagaagaagaatctGATTATGAACCTGAATATGAAGTATTATCTTCTGCTTCAGCAGAACCATGGGATGATATAGGATGGATGTCTGCAGATGGTCCCATTTCAACCTCGGGAAGTGGGATGCCTATGGAAAAGGTTACGGAAATTTCAGGTAGAGAAAGTGAAGATAAATCTATCAGAGAAGAGAACCAGCCATCAACATCAGCCTCTCAGTTGCCGAAAGAGCTTGACCATGAGAAGGCATTTGAAGCAGACCCAACATCAGAGCTTAATGATGATAAAACTTATGAATTTGAAGATCTGGAAATGCTAATGGCTGAAATTGGTAATGTGCGCAATGGCTTGAGGTTGATGCCTGATTTCCAGAGGAGGGAAATGGCTGCAAAGCTGGCAATGAAAATGGCTGTAATGTTTGGAGACAGTAGTGGtggtgaggaggaggaggagttggAGTGAAAGGAATATAGCAATAGCGCTGTGATTTGGATCCTGGAGTGTGACTGTCACTGTAAAAGGAAATATTAGTACCAGCTTGAGAATGTATTTGAAGAGAATCAGGTTAACAGGGGTTGATGAGTTTGCTTAATATGCGAAAATGGTTGGTAACAAATGATGCACATTTCTGTGTCCCATTTTGACAATTGCATTTTTCTTGTGTTAGCTAagcttttttctcctttttcaaTCGTATTTGTTTAATTTGTAGTAATCCCACTTGGGTGTATATGCAATAATCGAAGTCCCATGATTTGTTTACGTACCTATAGCTTAAGGCATGGAGAAACATAGTGCTAACTGCATTTTTTactattgatgatgatgatgatgatgatgatgatgatgcgtATAAGCAAGGAATTAAGAGGGCCCAAATTTGTTAATGAGGTGATGATGATGCAAGTGGGACTTAATCGAAACATACATTCGAAAACCTAATAAATCAAATGAGTAAGTTATGATATGctgatttttttgttgaaaaaatTCGACCAGTTTTAATTTGTTCTATGAATCTCCTTGGGCCACGTTGGACGTTGGAGCAAATTGGAGATTTTCTGAAAGAAATACTGTTTGAGATTATTATTAGGACGATTGTGTGGAGCTGTCTCTGATTTTGTTGTTTGGATAGTTTTGATTGTCCCACGTGATTAATGGGATTTCTTAACaagaatttgatttgatttaatttaattgaggGGTTCTAATCAAATTACTGGGAAGAAATTAGAATTGAGTAGTCAGCATCAGCAGCAAAACGAGGTTTAACGACACAGCATGCATTCAAAATGCGGAAAACGCTCTTACACTTAATCATATACATTGCTGTAATTCATCGGATAAACGCATTATAATAGTATTTCCGAGGTTATTTTTATTGCACATAAATTCACGTGGGAAAATAGGCAACTTACTTATAGAGTTAATGTATTttctaataaaattacaatttaatgtGCAACATGGGAGGCAAAAGCTTGTGTACTCTTCAGAGGGATTACCCTACTAAGTTTAATTTACTCATTTAATGTAAATTGTTATGAAAAAACCCATATaaataatttgaataatttaaaaaaatatacttctgaataaaatttacaaaatacaGTAATCTTTATTTCTGCGTTCGTTTTTGATTGTTTGCGTTGATTTAGTGGTTGCTAATACCAATTGGTGCTCGGAATGTGCTCGCAAGCAGACATTTTTTTAGTGTCCATGCTCATAAAAATGCAAACGATCCGAACCAAATTGACTTGATCCTATCCTACACAATGCCTATACTTAACAACAACATCATCATGATCACATTCACTCCTCTAATCAAACACGTAATTACTCaattcataattaaaaaataggAGTAAAGCCCCAAAAAACCCTTTTCCAACCAACTAACCACCTATATATAAAGTTATAAACACCATTCCTCACAAGCAagcaaaaaaaagaagataacaATGAAACATCCATGGCTCTTCTACTTCTTCATATCCCTCTCCATCACGATGCAGCAGCTCTCCGTATCGGCGAGCCTCATCAACACCACCTGCAAGGCCATGTCCGCGGACAGCCCGAAGAACATCAAGTACGGCTTCTGCGCCACGTCACTGCAGGCCGCCCCCGCCAGCCAGTGCGCGTCGACCCGGGACTGGCCTCAATCGCCATACGCGCCCTCCGCTACAACGTGACGGACACGCGCTGCTTCATCAAGCAGCTGCTGAAGAGCGGCCGGCGGTGGGACACCCACACGAGGCAGTGCCTCGGCAACTGCCTCCGACGCCATCCCCACCGTCAAGCAGGCCATGAAGGACTTCAACGCCGGCCGCTTCGATGACGCCAATGTTCGGATCAGCTCCGTCATGGACGCCGCCACCACGTGCGAGGACGCCTTCGCAGAGGGGGGAAACGGCGTCGTTTCGCCCCTCACGAAGAGGAACGCGGATCGGGGCCTTGGCGCTGTCTGTCGTCGGCATGATTCGgtcttttaaattttaattaatttatgtataaTTGGTTTTTATTTGTGTTTAATCAACAGTTAATTATGATTAACTTCGTTGTTGGTTGTATGATGTTTATGGTGTTGACGCAGAATGGAGATGTTAATGTAAAGATAAATCTAAATGCGTTTTGTGTTTTGATATATGCGGAGTACGTGAGTAAATATCTCATGCAATAATTACTACTCCTCCTATATTTAATAATAGGGTAGTCacatttgaaatatttttgcattataGTAGTAGAACATTTTTATCCTTTAAGCATTTTTTAGATTGAAGGGCAAAATTATTCTTAAATTATAGGATAAAGGGTTGATTTTGTTAAATGTTACACACTCGTTTGAGTATTTGTGCAAGCGCCATAAACACTTGAAACATTCTTTTACTATTCTCCTTATCGGGACGTAAAATTGTcatgtccgccccctccgtttgcctccggcgtcgccccgaaCAACGAAAAGAATAGTCATGTCCGCACTAAATCAAGgtaatactatatattccgccccctccgATTCCGgattctggatccgccactgggtGCAACCCACACTAACAATGCTTTGAGGAGAGAAAATTGTTTGATTTatccctgcatatatttcttttttggttAACTTACTATAGATTATCAATTTCCTTATTTATACTTCCGACAATTTAGACTTCAAAGGCAATAATTTAGTGAGGGCTATTGATACTTTCTTTAAGTTTTCAAAAGAAATTTAAGTAGAGTTTGGAAAGGCGTGATTAAGCCCCTCATCCCTTGTGAGTGTGTCCGCCACTGCTGCGAGGAGGTCGCCGCTCCCCCGGACGCCTTATTTATATTAGCAATTTCGGCATACAATATAAAAAAGAGTAAACCACGCAAATGGTCCATAAACTATGTGTTTCGCACGCAAACGGTtcttgaactttaaaaatatcatgtgCAGTCCCTGAACTAAGGTGTAAATTACATTCatggtactttttcactattcatcacaattttgcaTAAAAAATGCCCCAATGCATGAATGGTatttttggactttcatatctaggtattggatatgatattttctctatcTCCCTATTGAGTATctgatatgatattttcttatagtttgagtacctaaaatgatatttttcaatTCACTCTTTCAATCGATTTATGTCAGatcttctttctttctatttctctaaaaattttagaaaataaaaatactatgaaattcttaaatatattaattataaaaattatagttATAAATTTAGTTATTAAAGTAAATTGtagctaaatttaattttgattgtgattcaattactttttaaatattaaaattaaaaaaaggattattaaaaattaaaaatttagggCTGGttaaaaatttttaatttttaaaatttagtaacTTATACGACAAATTAACAATATTATGTAGGTAAAAATGGATTATTAACAATAatggattttaaattttaaaatttagtaacTTTAAAAAATGGATTATTAACAATATTATGTCggtaaaaattttaatttttaaaatttagttaCTTGTAGTTCATTGTTCGTTCAAACTTGTGTAACTCAAATGTTTAGCATTTCTATATTTCTTCTTATGTTTAAAATTATGGTGCTAGTAGTCCGAGGATCTGACCAAAACGTTCATTTTAGACTGCCTTTATCGTGGTAATGTGCAAGAATTTGTTTTGAACATGGTACAAATTAGTTTGTTACAAGAATAATAGGTTAAGAAGTTGATTTGTTCTCTTTATGGATTTAGAAGATGATTtgttctcttcttcttttttttatgtggGCCATCTTCTTGAATCTATAGGAAATTCCTTTCTGATATATACCCccaacatttcatttttacttatTGAAGTTGCAGAATTGGACATGTCCAATAAAACACTATTTGTTGGGCCTTGGCCTTTTTATAGCATGCCGTCAAATTGTCcatgaatattttaatgtagTGTAAACCCTTTTTCTAAAGTGTGTCTTGATGCATTATTATATAGTGAATGTGAATTAATTGAATGAATTTAATGTAATTTGACATCAGGATATCACAAACAGTGAATATCAGTGAGCTACCTCGGATATTTCCATTGACTTCATTCAAGTGATTCAAACGCAATAATAAAAATAGcgcaaatttaatttaatgtaatCAACTCCATTTTTTGCTTCTCATCAAATCCTACCAAAATCCAACCAATACGTAGTTGTGTGTGATCACTTGTAAATGGGAAAATATATCTATTATGCAAAGTCCACCATTTTAAAACCCTAATCCCCCAAATTGTGCCACATGCATAAGTGCTGCCACATTCCCCTCAACTTAGGCACTACATCAATCACCTAACTTATTTTGCTGGCATTCTTCATAGTCATAGATGCTTCCATCATATTTAATACCTATATATAAActatttattttcttagttAGCATAATGGGTTGAAAATTTATAATTGCCTTATTTTACAATATCCACTACAACACAGCTAAATTTCTATGAGTTTTTAATCAGTtggaatttttatttcttgtagTTGTCTTTGAGATAGTACAATGATACATACATGTGCCGCGCGTATTTTGTGAGTAAatgttatgtgtttttatttcttgTAGTGTTAGAGCAAAACGACATACGTATATATATCTCCAACTTGGATATACATCAGGATTGTATTAAAATTACAATCGACATTAAAATAACAACTTACCACTAATGAGGACCCTTATATTTATTAGTAAATTCAATCTTAGCATGACACGTGGCAGACttgcttgcctatgtatcgcagattgctAGATTATCTGTGATTTCGTATCCCTGATTGCTGGGCTATGTACCGCAGATTGCTTGCTtagattgtcattttaactatggtgTCACCATAGTGCTCTAATTTCGTATTGTTGTTGCTTGGAACCTTATGATGAGTTGATTGCTtagattgtcattttaactatgtatCACCATAGTAAGGAACGcatccattactatggaacggagggagtagtattttgtaATAAGTCTTcatttaataaaagaaaagacaTGGTCCGTGCGGTGCGCAAATAAAAGTTTGTTGGGCGAATTTGGCTTTAATTTTTGGACACAGAGAGAGGCTTATTTTCTGAGAAAATATGGAGAAAGAAAGGCAATGTGATGCGTGTAAGACAAGTAAATTGCTCTAACTAATTCTACTATTTTAAGACATAATTTTTTGCAAAAGCTCTTACTTTATCCAGTTGGATCAACAACATAATATATACTTCTCTTGTGTTTTTTATGCTCTAGATCATGTTTttcctcaaagaacttaaaCCTAGAAAGTGTGTGTGGCTGCATGCTTCCTCATGAAGACACATTAGGGAATGTATATTCTCTGCAAAGCCTTTTTGCACTTATCATTATTCAATTGAGTCGTGATAATTTCGCAACCAATATAGTATATCATGATCAGTGTATGTTTTGAAAGTGCCGATTGGGTTAATTATGTTATGAATTCTATGTTAAGTGcatatttaaaagaaaaatggaCTCTTCATTAAGAAAATGGGCTTGTTCTTGAAGTAAGGAGATGCATGATGtgttattaaagaaaaaaaaattgaatactaGTATTAATGACTAATATGCTAGTACATCTTTATCCTTAGTGTATTTGTAATAATAATTGATCTAAAAGAATCACCTTACTACAAAAAACTTATCTTTAAAGGACAAAAAAATTGAGACACAATTACTCACGTTGAAAAATTTTACAAATTAACAATAATTTAGGACATAAAAGAAAACGTTCCTAAATTAATGACAAATAACTTAacttttttgtctttttagGATGCTTCCATTTGcgtcctctaattttagttgtgACACCTACAATAAAGATATTTTTTGGAGCGTTGGTGATATATTTATAACCACAAATTAACGTCCTTAATCGTATTAGAAAATatggatttttaaaaaaatctcagTAAGCAATTTAATAATCATAATGTGGgatagtatttaattatatttgataCCTTGCatgtaaataatactcctagaTTACTTGGAACAAAAGAACGAGACAAAAGAAAAAATGGCGATTGGAACAAAATGCTCTCTTTACATCTTTCTATtagaaataaaagataaaaggCTATAAATTATACGACAAGTAGTTAGCACAAATTGCGCTCGAGAAAGAAATATTACGTGCTAATATTTGCCTATTTGGGATTTAAATCCCAATATTATACATTAAATTGTGTTCCAATTATAAACCTAGGATCAAAACTCTAGTGATCGATTAGAATAATGAGCTAGAGATTAAAAATATTGTGCACGAAAATGTCACTACATGGAGAGAATGACAGGCTGCATTCACATATATAACTAGACAGATCCATGTTTGTAgggtaaataaatatattaagaCAAGTTAGGAGTTGGACCAATATTTTAGATAacctagataaaataaaaagaggatTGATGTCACATGTAAGTAGAAGATAGTTTGTTGAGAAAGGAATGTCGAGCTTATAAAACTACTATTTGGGATAACAACAAATACCTTCCTGTCCTTTTTCTCCATTTGTCAGAGGAGATAGTTTTTGTTTATGAATTTTGTCCTATCGTTTTAGGCCATTTATCCGGAAATATTTCACCGTTTAATAACTAAAATGTAGTAATACTCATTGTTTCATTTTAGGGAATAAAATGTCCTTCAAAATTTTGTTAGCCTTGATTGGAATATCTCGAAATTACACACTGATTATCTAAAATTACACACCGATTACTCAATTCGATGTGGAATTTCGCAATTTTTTGCactatattttatttccaaaaataaagcgataaatataaataataggtATGTACTACCTAAACGATGGAACATTTTCACATAAATGTCTCAAACGGGGGGCAAAGTCGACCATTTACCATTTTATTATCACCATCTAATAATATCAATACCAATTTAATTTATACGCTAATAATatcaattcaaataaaaaactgaaataCTTTCTCCTTTTTCCAATTTATTTAAACAAATTCCAAACATCATCCACTGAACAGACAGGTGAGATTTGCTGCTTCGTTTTGGTTAACTAATTAGAGCAAATATTTAGTGGGAAATCTTGActaaattttcattaaatagGAACATGCAGATTCACAACCAAAACTTTTCCCGTCTTCCACTTGACCACTTCTTAAATGAACGGAATTTAATACTATTAGTACTTACTATAGTAAAGATAATTAAATTTGGAAGATGGGCTTTACAAATTTGATGAAATATTCGATTAAAGGATAATTTGAGCAAATATATGcaatattcataaaataaaataaaataaagaattgTATTCGCCCTCAATATATGGAGTTTCTGCGGGAAAACGTGAAGTTTATGTAACGAGAATTACTAAGTTACCCCTAACTATTGGAAAATTTACATTTCATATCCCTGAAAGCCACCGGAACATCTCACTGATCTCCTCTCCGGCGCGGTTCGCCTCCAGATCGTCGACCACGGCGGCGGCAGCGACAGGCTCGCTCCTCCGGCTGCTGCCTGAGAAGAATCTTCCAGAGCTTCTCAACGACGCCGATGCCAGCCTGTCCATATAATCCCTCAGCCAATTCCTGCCGCTGGATACTTCCGCCGCGAGCGCCTCTCCCGGCGTCGAAATTCCGGCGGAGGTGTCCTTTTCCGCCGAATTGCAGTCGGAAGCGCCTCTGCGATGAGTGACGGATCCTGCCGAGACCTCGTAGCCGTTATCGTCGACGACGTACTCGAATGAGCCTATGGAGTACGAGCGCCGCTCTCCTTCCGCGGCCTCGGCGGCGGCGCCACCTCCGCCGCGGCTGATGCTTCCGATCTCGATCCGGAAACTGCCGCTGTTGCCGTTTCCGTCGGCGGAATTAATGCCGCGGTTCTGATTTAGGAGGATTTTATCGAGCAATTCGGAATCGGATGCGATCACGGCGGAGCGGCAGAGCGGGCACGTTTGATTGGATACGATCCACGCATCGATGCAATCGGCGTGGAACGCGTGGCAGCAGATTGGCAGAAGACGGAGCTGATCGTGCGGCTCGAATTTCGACAGACACACGGCGCAATCGCCGCCGCCGGTGAGATCTCCGGTGACCGATCGGAACGTGAAGAGTGGGAGAGAATCGAGCAGATTgttcgtcgccgccgccgcgtgGCATTGCGGCTGGCTGGAGGAGTCGCGCCGCCGGACGACGACGTCGTCGGAGCTCGTGTGATGGATGCGCTTCgagaggaggcggaggaggagatAGATTGACGCCGAAATGACTAGGCCGGAGGCGATGATGATAATGGTTAAGACTATGGACGACCACGAGACGTCGTCGGTTGAGGAGGAAGACGACGGCGATGACGTGTCTAAATACGGCGGGGGAAGCTGCGGCATTTGCGTGATGACGGAGGCGCCGCCGTAAACGATGGTTGCGGGCGGCGGTGGAGCGGACATTTGGGTGAAAATTGGGGGATTTCGAGTTATTGATTGGGACGGAGGAGTTGAGGGTGATTTTATTGAGGGTGAGGTGACACGTGAGACTCGCACGTGTTGGGGTTTACACGCCAAAACGATCTGATTCAAAGGATTTAAGATACGCATTAATGACGTTCTTCCATTTTAAGTGATTTTTTCTTTATTCGAATATTTCATCTGTTTAAATACAATATGCAGTGAATGGGGTGTTATACTAACTCTACTAATGAGAATTTATTGGCTAAAATTAGTGTGCGAAAATAGATTAGAACTGTGACTGGTGCAAGTAGAGACTTAAAGAGGGAGTAGATGAAATTTGTGTGTAAATAAAAACAGAAAAGAGTAGTGGGGTTATTAAAAGGCTTCTATGTTTCAGGCCAATCAGTAAAGAgattaaattgaatgaaattTTAATGGTTCAGTTTTGGAGTTAATTCTTGGGTTTGGTTTAGCAATATGGTTTTGTTGAGGTGCTGATGTAACATGGTGGAttctttttttgaattttgatagTATATTTACATAATAATCGTTGCTATAATTTATTATAATCGCTTCTTAATTTATAACTAGATATTGGAATCATTTGGTATATAGATGGGGTGCAATCAAATTGTACAGGGTATATAATAATTTCAAATGATTGAATTTATAGAGTTAATGAATATAATTTTACATTTGTcgataataaattattaatttaaaagtaaatgattaaaaatgaaatgttgaTAATTGATTTGGTTTCTTTAAAAGCAAAAActattaatttaaaaacaaattgaTTTTTTACCTAAAATTTTAATCACAAAACTAAGGCACCGCTTCAATATTTTAGGGGGGAGGGTGTTATGGTACATTgcaatttcttgttttttttcttcttttgttggGTTAAAATAGCAATTGTAATCGTTTTTCAACTTTATTCTATTGAACATAAAGTGTATGAGTCTGTCTAGTTTTTCTTTGTTCCTCTAAACAGGAAAATTAGATATAAATCATAGTTGGATGATATATTTTGAGACTCCTATAGTTGAGGAGTTGTGGTATTATTTGGATCATAGTCGATATAAACAAAtcgtttgtattttttttttatcaatcttGTTATTCAAACACTCGAATTGCACCGGTTCGTACACCCAAGATCGAATTGctaattgaatttattaattgcattcatttaaatcaaattttagGGGAAGAAAATCAAGTCAATGTCCTCGAaaatacaatttaaaatttactatttttccatttctgtaATTGAACGTCATTGTAAAAGAGAGGTCAAAGAAAGTCATAAGACCGACCAATATCTAATCGTCCCATGAAACATTGTactataatcaaaatacacgaAATAAAAATCTAACTAAATTTAGAGGTGTCTCGTCATTTATATTTGGGTCCACCAAATACTACCAATTGAGGTGATTAAATTCCATAGCTTGTTATTCATTTCACAtccttttaatataattaatttatcgaCTTATTCTTTGGTAGTAATCTAATTTTGTCTTTATTTTCTATCAACTTATAATTTGATTGATAGTAGTTATTACAATGTAAATATAAGACATTAGTCGCCACTTATAAGTCAATAAGTTGAATTGACTCTAATTAATGCCCCCAAATTACCATACATGTGcatattcaattatttaattttgtactaggttctatatttaattatgttatacTAGTATAGAAATATGTCGATGCAGTTATGCAATTAATTGTATTTGGTTCTGTATTTGAGTATAGTATATATACTATGTGGGTGCAGTTGTTAAATCAAAACTTTATTTATGATTGAGTATTTACTCCTTTGTGTGTATACTAATCCATGCAAAAAGGTGGGCATACTTGCCTTGCTTAACGAAAACAAATCAATTGCTTTCATCAAATTTGTTCGACTgttatttctttta
This DNA window, taken from Salvia splendens isolate huo1 chromosome 18, SspV2, whole genome shotgun sequence, encodes the following:
- the LOC121775766 gene encoding uncharacterized protein LOC121775766 translates to MDRESLEKRPAIFVVGSANVGKRTLLSRLLTVDFDDDSDASLELSVSGWTINTKYYTADVAVWIANLSDELSIASFPDVNRIVALVMVFDTSDLTTLVALKEWVSRTDIQKFEILLCIGNKVDLLPGHPSHVEYKRRLMKLGESSVNSHLDFSDYGISETEGSSLLGNEEPSLGFKRSCIEWCLEHNIEYVEACASNADFDQCLSIDGDSQGVDRLYGALSAHMWPGMLLKSGDRINEPSLPEQEDLSEEEESDYEPEYEVLSSASAEPWDDIGWMSADGPISTSGSGMPMEKVTEISGRESEDKSIREENQPSTSASQLPKELDHEKAFEADPTSELNDDKTYEFEDLEMLMAEIGNVRNGLRLMPDFQRREMAAKLAMKMAVMFGDSSGGEEEEELE
- the LOC121776479 gene encoding E3 ubiquitin-protein ligase ATL4-like, translating into MSAPPPPATIVYGGASVITQMPQLPPPYLDTSSPSSSSSTDDVSWSSIVLTIIIIASGLVISASIYLLLRLLSKRIHHTSSDDVVVRRRDSSSQPQCHAAAATNNLLDSLPLFTFRSVTGDLTGGGDCAVCLSKFEPHDQLRLLPICCHAFHADCIDAWIVSNQTCPLCRSAVIASDSELLDKILLNQNRGINSADGNGNSGSFRIEIGSISRGGGGAAAEAAEGERRSYSIGSFEYVVDDNGYEVSAGSVTHRRGASDCNSAEKDTSAGISTPGEALAAEVSSGRNWLRDYMDRLASASLRSSGRFFSGSSRRSEPVAAAAVVDDLEANRAGEEISEMFRWLSGI